The DNA segment TACAAGACATTAACTGGCTAAATAGGGTAATGACAAATGAAGCAAGCAAAATGTTATGGACCAGAACCAGatattgaatgtgttttttctccATTCATTTTTCTTTAACAAGTGAACAATAAAGTAATTAATTAACCTACTTCAACCATCGGAAGTAGCATTTGTAAGTTAAACATTCTTCAAACATGTGTGGTGTGCGCAAAAACGTGGTTGACAAATGAAGGAGCGCATTAAAGCGTAATGCAGCCTTGGTCAAATAACTCTTACTTTAACTCTATTTAATCCTTCTAACGCAGTTAGATCCAAAACTTTTTAGGGTTAAATAAACAACAAGGCTTCTTGACTATTCTTGACCTGGCCACATTAGTGACCCTATTTGGATAGGGAATCAACAATAGCCAAACAAATATAGTTTAAAGCGAAAGGTAATTTCTCAGATCAAATTAGGcaattattactaaccctaactctagtAAAATGTGTTAAACTTAAAACAGTGATATACGTATGAACGAGAAAAGACTGTCCCCACTAACCTGTTAGAGCGAAGGTCTCGTGTTGAGTTCAGGTATGGGACGCATATGTCCGTCAGCGCGAGAGCAGCATGCAGGAACCGATCAGCCGCGAGACGCCCCCCGGTTTACCGTCTGGTCTGAAGGGTCTTGCGGAAAGCGGGCTCTTATACTCAGACCGtggcgaggaggagggcagcgTGCTCACGCCCTCCGGAGTGATCACGAGACAGGCTAATGGTTTACTTGTTTGTGGCGCAGAAACACCTAATTACAGTTTTCTGCTCCTGAACGGGCcaatggggagagggggatgctGGATCCGGAATTAACCTTCTTATTGCCAATGGGATGAAAATAGTGGATGTGTTTGAGTGATGGATCACCTTTCCCTTTTGCCACTGGATTAGAAATAGATAAAATATCATTATCGTGGAGCATCTCTCTTCCACAGGCCCACACGCCCCATAACGTTATATTGGTCCATTGATCTATACTGATTGTTTCACAGGACAAATGTGAGGCATAGAGCAAGTCCAACACATAGTTACTGTTCAACCTCTTATTTACTATTAATTATCTTTTCTGTCAAACTCCAATGGAAATTGGAACTATTTTTGTCAGTCAGCGGAAAATGAAAGACATTGAAAGCGCTGACGTCTTCGTATTCATAACTAAGTATCATTACTGATTAATGAACGCATTGGAGAGTGGTAGTAGAGACAATTTACTAAGACATTTTTAGAGATACTTTTCTGAAGACTGTCAGGGGGATAGCCCTTCTCCAATGGCTATACAATCTGTAGGCAGTTTAATTTTGCATTTATTGATGAATGGATAATCCCAATATATAATAAATCTATAATAATAGACTAAAGAGGAAtataggtttgtgtgtgcgtgttcgagtgtgtgtgagtgtgtgtgagtgtgtgtgtgtgtgtgtgtgtgtgtgtgtgtgtgtgtgtgtgtgtgtgtgtgtgtgtgtgtgtgtgtgtgtgtgtgtgtgtgtgtgtgtgtgtgtgtgtgtgtgtgtgtgtgtgtgtgtgtgtgtgtgtgtgtgtttgtgtgagtgtgttcagaGTGTCAGAGTGTTCAAAATGGTGAGATGTAGCTGACATTATTTACCAGGTCAATCATTACCTATTCTGTGCTGAAGGAACATAAGTGAAACCATGTTCTGGTTTGGAGCACATTTGGTCAGCTCATGACTTTTACATAACTGAGCCTGTTTTTGAGGTAGATAGGCCAGTTTGTATGCTGATCGTATAAGCCACAGGTCACAGCAAATATAGTGAACGAGATCAGAATGCAGCCCTTAATATTGAATCAGGATTATTTCTTTAAACAGAGGGAGATCTTCTGAACGGTGGCATCAATGTTTCTTATTATAGGGTCTTATTATAACCCCAATTCTCTTCAAAGTATTTTTAGACCTAGTAGCAACAAGCAGTTCATAGCACACATGTAGGCTATAAACAAAACCTTTTTAAACGTTCTTTATTTGTATACTTCCCCAATGTTTACTAAATTTAACATCTTAGTTGAAGTCCCATATAATTGCACGATAATGAGCGTTGCCTCTGAGCTTGGGTGGTTTTCACTACATACATAATACCCTGATCTCTCGGAGCCATGCGGCGtctgttcactgttttgaaaGACAGGGGGGCAAGGTGCTTCAAAACGTTCCCAGAGAGATTTAACAAACGTTAGTCTGGTTATGCATAAGGGTGTATAATTACTACTCTTCAGGTAAACACCTGAGGTAAATGGTGTTTACACCCATGGCTGATCAAATTTCACAAACAAACGtcttttgttagttttttttaaacctgagAAATTGCTCCTCAAAACATTCACATGAAGTTTCTCGTATTGGGCATATGCCTTGTCTAGCCAATAGGGGGCGCCACTATCTTTTGCACATTCCAGTAAAAACGCGACCCATTGATCAGATCAAAACAAAATAGGCATTTCTCTCACGTATTTTTTCATACTGCTCTCCATAAAATCTCTCTTTTGAAATGAATGTTTTACAAAAAAATGTTTAGTTAAACGTTTTTGAAGTtaaacttgtttgtgtgtgtgtgtgtgtgtgtgtgtgtgtgtgtgtgtgtgtgtgtgtgtgtgtgtgtgtgtgtgtgtgtgtgtgtgtgtgtgtgtgtgtgtgtctgtgtgtgtgtgtgtgtgtgtgtgtgtgtgtgtgtgtgtgtgtgtgtgtgtttgcgtgtgtgtgcctgtgcgtacgtatatacgtgtgtgtgtgtgtgtgtgtgtgtgtgtgtgtgtgtgtgtgtgtgtgtgtgtgtgtgtgtgtgtttgtgcgtgtgtttgtgtacgcgtgtttgtgcgtgtgcgtgtgtgttagcgcttgcgtgtacatacacacattcatggtgtttttaatgtttttctgaAAGATCATGTTTCAACTTTGAGCATTCAGGCTACTTGATTTTGGTTGAAGATTGTTAGACTTGCCACTGGTTGATATGTAAAACATAACTTGTATTATTTATCGCAGCGGCATACTGTTGCACGTCACCTGATGGCCTCTAGGGGTCGCTTATGCCTCTGTTCCAATAACCCCGTCAAAGAATGCATTCCAGGTGGAAATACCAGTTTGAAACCACTTGAAAGAGGGAGCAAATAATAGTAATATCCATCCAGTTCTTATGTGTGCACAGAACAACTGCAAGACCAAGGACTAAactgtgtgtatacacactTCAGAAATGTCCTTCGTACCTTGAAATGTGTGCTGATACACTCATCTGCCAATAGAATCAAACACCTAATAATCTtcatttttggttttattttataaGAAATACAAACTCCCAACCAAGTTGCACAGTTCCACAGCATCAAACCACATAAACATGCTAGCTTGTCCCAGCAATTTAGCAAACAAAAAAACGGAAAACATGTGCACATCCCCCGTCTCACATGACACTGGAAATGTTTCTTCCTTAAtcattacgtttttttttaagtggaaCAAGATTGAGCATGCAAATAAGCAACTGACGAGCAAAAGGCTGTTTCTCATGGTCAGGCCTGGTTCTCTCGCCTTACCCTGCCTTCctgctcttccctccctccctgggccTTGCCAAACAGGATCTGTAGGATCTGACAGAGTGATTTTCTCAGGAGACAGGAATGTCAGAACACAAGCCCTAACGTGCCTGCTGGGACATGAATCTGCATTCCCTGAACCTACGGGGGGAAAATCCAACACTCAGACACtgctctcttcctcccactTCACACAGCCCCGTTTCTCGCTCTGCGTTCAGTCACATACACAACCACCACGGCTCGTCCGGATGCAgtgccgacagacagacacacacacacactgactcacggCTGAAATTAACCTGTCTGGGGCGCTCGCCCTTTCAACAGGCAGGTGTCCGTGTGAGCGTCTGACCTCACAGAGTGCTATAGTTCTAGGAGAGCTCTCTAACCCTTACTCTGTGCTTGTTCTGGCTTGTGACACACGGTGCGAACGTGAGCCATAGAGCTGTGTTCTTGTGGTTGTCTCTAAAGTAACAAATGTGTGACCTCATGTTCTTTTTTGAGGGGACCTACCTCAGATATCTGAACAACGCAAAATCAAGCGGGTTGCTATATGGCAGACACAGAAATGCAAGGTTTTTGGCCTGACATATATTGGATCATTTTTAGAAGCTATGAAACGTGTTTTACTTTTGATAAAGTTCAAAACCACGACACCAGTAGGTATTTCCATAAAGGAATGAAAGGAACCAGCGGCTTCAGAATATAAATACAATGACACGTTTTACAATCAGACTGCATGAAATGAATGACACCAACGAATACTAAAGGAAATGTGAAGGATTTGATTGGTCGAATCCCAATCACCCTTTGTCAACCTCTACTCCAGCTACTTAAACGCTATTCACaagcagtaaaaaaaacaagaaacccCTCAATACACTCCTATTAATTCAACCTTTGTTTGCACTAACGGCTCTTTGATTCGGAGACACCATTTCCATCAGGTCGACAACATTCACCTCACCTcagtgtccggtgtgtgtgtgtgtgttccgtgtgtgtgtgtgtgtgtgtgtgtgtgtgtgtgtgtgtgtgtgtgtgtgtgacagagtgaCCTATAAACGCTTTTTTGGTCACCTTTGATCCTCGTAGAGCACAATGACACCCACTGAAATGTGAAACGTAAATCGAAAACAAGTCCAACTGAAAAAGTCCAGCTCCGAGGTCTCTCCCTCCGCCCCGGGGGTCTCAGTGGAGGACCCAGGGGCCGGAGGTCGGCGAGGAGGTGCTGCGGCCCCCCTTGTGGGCCAGGTTCAGGCCGTAGACGGGTGAGTGCGTGACGCTGGGTGAGCTGGGGGgcgtggaggagcaggacgagGACTTGGACTTGATCTGGAGCCACTTCTCGCCCAGGGCCTTTGCGAAATGGTCGTCCACGGAGACGCCGATGGAGGCCTGCTGGGGGTGGGCGCGCCGGTACGCCGCTCCCAGGCTCCTCTGGAAGTGCTCCTCCACCCCGTGGTCGTAGCTGCTGTCGGAGGTCACTGCatccagggagggggaggtgagggttAGTACAgtgtgacacacagacagaagcacaggcacacacacacacacacacacacacacacacacacacacacacacacacacacacacacacacacacacacacacacacacacacacacacacacacacacagacaaacacacacacacacacacacacacacacacacacacacacacacacacacacacacacacacacacacacacagaaagacacacacacacacacacacacacagacagacacacacacacacacaaagacgcacacacacactcacacaaagacacacacacacacacacacaaagacacacacaggcacacacacacacacacacacacacacacacaaacacccccccccccacacacacacacacacacatacacacacacacacacacacacacacacacacacacacacacacacacacacactcacacgcacacgcacacacacacacacacacacacacacacacacacacacacacacacacacacacactcacacgcacacacgcacgcacgcacacgcacacgcacacacacacacacacacacacacacacacacacacacacacacacacacacacacacacacacacacacacacacacacacacacacacaatagtaaTGTTCCTCCAACCAAAGAATATAGCTCATCTATTgggacacatccacacactcagAAGCATGCACCACCGTGATGGAGGAGCCTCTAGGTGAGGGGTTATGGTTGCGGGGGACTGACCTGATGAGTGCCTCCCGTGGACCTCAGACCTCGACATGGTTCCAGTGCTCCGGACCGAAGACACACAGGTGATCACAGAGGGACGCATCTAGAGGAACAAAAGGAGAGAAGGTCAAATGAAAACCCCAAATCGCAGAAGGAAAATCCCCTGGATACAACAGAAAAATTATCAGCACACAATATCAGAATTCACTTCCCTTATTTTCCCTTTCTTTGTTGAGTTGAAATTGCAACACAACCTTTTCCGCAACTGTATATCCATCCAAAACGACATTTTGTGGGAGTTCTTTTTTTGTTAGGAAAACAAAGATACCCGAGAAGCGATTAAACAGGTTGGGCTTGCTAATAGGAGACTGATCGCTCCCTGTGTGATGGCATCAACAGAGCAGGGAGCCATCCCACTGTTTGGTCTTGTTCGCCGCATTCTTCCCTCCATTGCTCACATTTTCTATCCCGAATCTGGCTGGGTCGCATAGCGCAGACGTGCACGGGCCTGTGAGGGATCCGGGGAATAGGATGCCTGAGTCGTTGTATTTGATGATTCCGGATAATGGGTGATACACAGTCGCTCTGGGAGCCTGCAGCTATGCTGAGACTACAGAGACAGAcactcccacccacacacacgtacgcgcgcgcacacaaacacacacacacacacacacacacacacacacacacacacacacacacacacacacacacacacacacacacacacacacacacacacacacacacacatgggtggCAGTGGGCCGGCCAAGTCGCAGCAGGCATGTTGTCCTCGGACAGTGACAGAGGCCTTTTGAATCACTTGAGTTGCGAACAACACGGCGTTGATCGTGTTACCTGCGCTTGGCTGGGGGCGGAGCCTGTCGTCTTGTCCTTTGTGCCGTCAGATTCCTCCCGCCGTGGCCTCTTGATGAGGGCCAGCGGCTCGTCCATGACCGGGGCGTAGTAGGCGTGGTGGGGCAGGGGGCTTGTGGGGCTGGGGCTCGGGCTCCAGGTCGACGTGGGGCTCGGTGGGACGGGGAGCACAGAGGCTCTCTGGGGGCCCCTGCTGCGGCTCAGGGCCCTCTCTCGCCTGGAACACAGAGGCCAACTGGTTTATTTCATTGATGTGGAAATGGTAGATTCACTGGTTTGCACGTTTTCCTTCTTTTGCCGTTGCGGTCGACTGAACTTTTGAATCGTTtttataaatgtgaaaaaataaataaataatagttatgCCGACCTTTCCTCCAGAGTCAGGCCGTGGTCGTGGCTGCGCTTGCGCTTGATTGGGTAGACGGCGGGGCCTCGAACCCGTTCGGTGGTCATGTGTCTGTACCGGTCCTCACTCCTCAGGTTGGGCTGACCTTTTTTcagaagaaaaaataacatattcCTGGGTTAATAATCAGCTTGAGGGCTGAACGACTCTGCAGCAGTGTGACAGTAATGAGACAGTAATCTGGGGGTAAAGATGAAACTGACGGTTCCAGAGGCTGTCTGTTAACAAAGCAACAAGGATGTTGGTGCTTCTGAGGACAGGGTGGTTGTATTGACGTGTGACACATTCGCGGATGACTAATAATCGTGGGAAATGTTCCTTTAGCCATTAATTGTAAACTTCGTTAAGCTGGAGAACTTGAACTACCTGATTAGTGTGTCTTACAACACACTACACATCTGCCTCAATACTAACGgtaaatgttgtttttctgcataAGCTTGGCATGCAGCCTGCTCAcattagttttctttttttttcttcctttggtCTTATGAGCCACCCTGACTTCAtagggtgtgtgtctgaggtACAAAGACTGGCTGAGCAACAAGAAAATGGGTGGCTGTTGATGTCGGCCCTTTTATGTCGTTATATCAGTTTGAATCTCACCAAAACGCTTCCTGATCAAaaaaacttttgttttttaatcaaaGCAACAGTTCTGCAACACAAATACATCATAGTAATTAAACGTTGAAATGcaggtgtgagtgagtgtgtgctgcTTTGTgcaccagtgtgtgtgactgtctgtgtttatgtgttggtttgtgcaccagagtgtgtgactctgtgtgtgtgtgtgtgtgtgtgttggtttgtgcacctgagtgtgtgactctgtgtgtttatgtgtgtgtttgtgtgtgtgtgtgtgtgtgtgtgtgtgtgtgtgtgtgtgtgtgtgtgtgtgtgtgtgtgtgtgtgtgtgtgtgtgtgtgtgtgttggtttgtgcacatgagtgtgtgaatctgtgtgtgtgtgtgtggggatttgTGCACCaaaatgtgtcaatgtgtgtgcgactgtgtgtgtgtgtgtgcgtgtacatgtgtgtgtgtgtttggagagggggggggggctggttggtCGGGGTGATAACAATGAATGCAGATGTTGCTGATAGTCGTGCATACAGTCCAAACACGACCCGTCTGAACACCTTTTGGTTGAGGAAGAACCATGGACAGGTGATGCCCTTCACAAGGTTCTCTGACTGTATTCAGGTGACCTGAAGCCAGAGCACCTCTCTAACGCCAGGCCCAGGAACCCACCCTCGGCACTCAACTGTATTCAAACAATACGCGGGAATACGCTTCAAACAAAGCAGGAAGTTGAGAGAAATCAGCACATAGAGCCCAGCTACTGTGCTGGCAGAGAGTACAATGGAGAGGTGATCATCTCTGCTGGGCTGTCACACCTCGCTGCTCCTGTGAATACACATTCTTAACTGGCTAACCACTGTAGGCACAGtgcagtggaggggagggggggtgcaggTGAAACCACACCTATGCTGATTTTCTGATGCCTCAGGCATGATTATTTCTTCAGCATTACCAGAACCAACACATCGCCTGGCcctgacctgtctgtactgggTACTGAATGTGCAGATTCATCCAGAATAGGAAGTAAGTTCCTCAGCTCAGTCTTTAGGATAGAAAGGAACGACAGATTTCTTATTTTTAACTATTATAAATTGGTTGTTTAAATTTGAAAAATGTTTCTGTATTCTTCTTTATTGTTTATGAATCAAAAGTGTTTGGTATTCAAAGCTTAGTTTACAGACATGCGTGTGAATGTCTTTCCTAATTTTCATAACATGGAATGAATAGCTGTTGGGTAAAGTAGAGCTCTATCAAATAGAGTGTAAAAGTCTATAGTTTATAaaagtatatatacacatgttgTAGCATGACTATACACTACAGACTGTTTAATATAAAAGTTTCCCAGGATCAGATTACAATAATTTGCAGATATTGCACCAAAGTTGTGAGATGGTTGAAAGTGGAGAGAAGCATATCCATCGAGGTAAGGGAATGTTtatcacacagagacatacagtaAAGATGCAGAATTAATATCAAACATACCTTCCAAGATGTAGACCTTGAAGCCGCTGCTCATCCGGGTTATATAGTGAAAATTGGCCACAGCCATGGCTTCTCTTCTTCCGCAGAATACAAAGAGAAATGCAGAGAAACACCTTGACTGCTGGGGCTTACGGGACACAATGAGCCCTAGTTATGGGTTGGGTTAATAGGTAATGAGATGCTGGCTCTGAACTCCACCAGGTAATGTATCAGGTGTGAGCAGAGCTGTGCTATGGCCTCCCTTTGACTCTCTCCCCGTGCTCCCATTGGCCACCGTCAAGCCAATCAAAAGCCTTTTCCTCCTTTCACTCAGTTAGCTTTTTGTGCTGCGGGCACAAGAGGGACCATCTCAGGCGTTGAGTAATCGCGCTTTCACCCACTTGGTAGATTCTCTAAAACAAACCCCACTATTACACTAATACAAGAGGCATAATCTGGTATGTTATTAAAGATATATTAGGATTCAAGAATAATTAATTCAGCTAATCAGGACTACCTGTGAAACGCACCAGAGCTAACACTACACTTTTTTCTTCTCCCCTTCATCTAGAAGCACCTCCCTCAGGCCG comes from the Gadus chalcogrammus isolate NIFS_2021 chromosome 6, NIFS_Gcha_1.0, whole genome shotgun sequence genome and includes:
- the LOC130384609 gene encoding transcription cofactor vestigial-like protein 4; translation: MAVANFHYITRMSSGFKVYILEGQPNLRSEDRYRHMTTERVRGPAVYPIKRKRSHDHGLTLEERRERALSRSRGPQRASVLPVPPSPTSTWSPSPSPTSPLPHHAYYAPVMDEPLALIKRPRREESDGTKDKTTGSAPSQAQMRPSVITCVSSVRSTGTMSRSEVHGRHSSVTSDSSYDHGVEEHFQRSLGAAYRRAHPQQASIGVSVDDHFAKALGEKWLQIKSKSSSCSSTPPSSPSVTHSPVYGLNLAHKGGRSTSSPTSGPWVLH